In Engraulis encrasicolus isolate BLACKSEA-1 chromosome 15, IST_EnEncr_1.0, whole genome shotgun sequence, the genomic window caagaaCCTGTAGACTAGTGTTCACGCTCAacgtgccgaaaacgtgttgtgttgccatcTGTTTAAATATAGCCAAACagacgtggctgaagcatggactgtgttcatttaggctaaccaatgtaagttaatgagacattcggtttgttttcccccataaaggggcgtaacattcacaagcaaagtacccagatggctgttcatgtgtaggcctatgggttcaccatgtttataaactcgatgttgtgaggaggggcaagacactggcagccaaccacgtaagCTAATTTATTTACCGTCAGCGGTCTCCAACAAGAGGTTCAgatgtgcgcagctagtgtcacgcagccaggagaaaacaacaatttagaacccatgtacacacccgtctccaaaagagttgacgcctatccatctgtttggaatagcagctaataacctgactttcaattaatcacttggcttcacttggtcactcatatgaaagctacaaccctcctgaatgaaaatgtaggctatgtgtaggctacaaaaataaatttcatgcaccaaagaaagattgaccctttaatgaacacagacagggcagattttcacaagacaaaagttttgtcgcctatcgaacataatgtgaaaatgagcagataagccacttcaaaacacttcaaatacgcagatcgggtgtcttttaaaaaaaaaaaaaaccttttttgagCGCTAGGCCTACTCCATTGACATGTAATAGCGATAGCTTTTGTGTATTTTAGCTTGCATCTGCGGTCTCCAGTAGCCTACACGGATGGTGCGATTTACCCCTTCAATGGagggggcgttttgccccacaGCGCATAACTTCACAAAAAAGTGCCTTAGCCTACTTTTAAAATATCATGTAATTTTTCGTAATTTTGGTATGTTTTTAACCTACTGGCTTGTCTACTCATACAACACAAATCGGTATGATACTAGACAAAATAACAACCTTCTAAATGCTTATTTATTGCCACCAGAAAATTATATGACTTGCCATGAAATTTTACTTTTCTCCACTGCGTCGCTAAAATGCTATCCACTTCAGATGTTTGTTTATTGTCAGGACTATCCATAGCAACAATGCAAATTGAAATTTGTGCCATCTAGTGGTCAAAATGGGAAAAATAGGCAGGGGGCATATTACCCCGTGGGGGCCTATTGCCCCTCTCTACCCCTACATTTGTAAACTAATTAAACACTGTACATTGTGGACCCTCGCCTCTGGATTAAAGGATAGTTACGGCGTAAAattaaagtttcaccatcgctttcccatgccacataatgtatataatgatgagccattctgggcaatgccgcgccgttatggtgttagctcattttaagctttttggcgaaacacgcagccaatgcatcacggcggggccaattatagtcctattattttctgatgtttccccgctataaacaacttcaaaaacgatacacacttcatcacaaaggtctcgtcaatcaaaccgaggcacagagacgatcatcggaccacacatcggatcactggccagtgttttcagaggtgtctcactgttgcaactctctgacccggatgcaggctactcaatcaggtggctatgtaggctaaacatggtccgcggttcttacaccggctgcgaccgtaaaatgaaaagctggaaccccgaccgttttcaccgactgccactgtctaaaccagccatattacgggaatggctaatagcattagaagtggacgaaactgacataaaaaccctgagggatcgctactaccgtgtatggagggagcatttcgaggatgatgactacaagaagagtaatactaagggagatggaacacctaaacgaaaccgtctaaagatgaatgctgtaccaaaaaggcgcatggctatggaggtatgtttgaagagagagaaacatgtgtaaatgtgtctggctcagtgtctgtgaatctgtgaaactggttgcaacaccgcgcgtctttgccagctagcactctgttttgggaaggcatacaggtgcagtaaatgtagcccactacaggagatcataaactgtcaaaacaaactagcgcgggatggcaagtgaaattgtgaaattgtgcgacctgaggcattcgatgtggttgatgtcaagcatgctagagtagtttcagtgaagtagacactaattgaccagggcgcgcgaggtcagatggaccattacgcaacggaggagggctggaggaattttataaagtcatactagaatgtaagtacaccaccagtggtgtgttattacaaagttgaatccatgttatattataccgtgttgcaattactttgtaagagtagtctgcctaccttctcgaacgtctgggagtgaaaaccacctggggctacacgtccgtgtccatctgccaccggtactctccatacaactcttcaaatctgctgcctgcacacacggtagtccacttctgatgctattagccattcccgtaatatggctggtttagacagtggcagtcggtgaaaacggtcggggttccagcttttcattttacggtcgcagtcggtgtaagaaccgcggaccatgtttagcctacctagccacctgattgagtagcctgcatccgggtcagagagttgcaacagtgagacacctctgaaaacactggccagtgatccgatgtgtggtccgatgatcgtctctgtgcctcggtttgattgacgagacctttgtgatgaagtgtgtatcgtttttgaagttgtttatagcggggaaacatcagaaaataataggactataattggccccgccgtgatgcattggctgcgtttttcgccaaaaagcttaaaatgagctaacaccataacggcgcggcattgcccagaatggctcatcattatatacattatgtggcatgggaaagcgatggtgaaactttcattttacgccggaactatcctttaaatacAACAAACCTGGGCTGCCTAATGTATATACTTTGAAAGGGTAAATTCCTATGGGCTAGTCGAGCCTGTCCCGttaataataattttattgtaATTTCTTTacgtccactctgctacattttgGTATAGTCGGCAGGATGTATAGCCATTAGAGACTTGGGTCTTGACTGGTTACTGTAGCAATTCTGTAAATCCATGTGCGAAATTTGACTGCAGTGGGGTTTGGTACTTTAGGTcggttcattttgtttgtataTTTTTAGAGGCAAAGCAGCGGCTGCTGGTCTGGCCAGAGGAAGGTGAACGGGGGCGTCCAGTAggcctagtggtgtcaacaaaatccgaatcgatgcggggcatggacgatccagaatcgatccagtaagttccagaatcgatccggcattttttttttagtttcaattacttccatggatatttcgggaccaaattaattttaaattaaataaaagtactttgcaagactgatacagaaaacagccaataaattgttgctcagtatctgactacttgtattgcctcatcatgactgattaaacatttgctttgctttcagtagaaatgtaatgcattgcaatgcattgtagaattggatcggatcggatcgcatagaatcggatcgaatcgaaacctcccgaatcgtgatcgaatcggatcgtgagggcagtgccgatccacaccactagcgtCCAGTACCCTAATTGTCACcccttgtttttttctgtaaatcgCATATGTTCTAGGTGGTCTTAATCTCGGTGCAATATAGAGAAGAATTGTTAGAGATAAAAGACATTGCGAGAAAGCAACAGCTGCAACTCGACCTGTTGGGGTAGTGGGTCGATTCATGGAAAAAACATCAACAGCGTCCTCGAACAAGGTCGCATGGTGGATCCAAGATATGCTGGTGATCCCAGCAGCCCGACCACCTGGCGCGGAAGTGCGACAGGCTGCGTGTTCCCGCACCTACTCAACCCTCTCAAAACAACTTGGTCTTGTAATGGTGCGCAATCTCCTTACCGGCACTACGATGTGCAGTTGTCGTCTTGGTCTCCCCTTCCAATCTGGAGCGTGGAGCCATTAAAGATGAACTGCCTGCAGATCCACTCATCTCTGATTGTCCTGTGCCATACCCAGATGACGTGGTAGAGGGTGCAGTGCTGAGAGTCTTTAAGCGCCTCATCAGCTTGGACACACCAGATGATTTAGAAGAGCCCAGAGCAGAGTCCCCTGAAGTGCTCACTTGAGTATGGCCATCTCCAACTATGCACACAGaataaaaagcaaacaaaataaaacttCTTTAAATGCTGTGGTAAACTTTAGTCTACGATCACCCTCTacgatgaaagaaaagaaaagaataaaaataaaagaaatgaaTCTCTTTAACACTACTATACAATTTTAGCACTATTTATCTCTAACAATATTATACATAGCACATTTCATAGAATATGAGCTTCAAAATAAGATATTTATAAGGGCCCAGAGTCTCCCCTTTAGGTTGATCATCTCCCACCATGCACACAGAATGAAATATATACAAACACATCTCTTCAATGGCATTGTAAACAGCAGCATTCATAATGTTCTTTTCCAACGTAGAATACAGGTAAATGCCTGtattctgtatactgtatactggaaaaaaaaataccacCACCAACATTCTGGAGGTACACCCATGCTCCATTCTCCACTGCttcctgccaccatctcttctatcttctccagcagctctgtcacctggccACCATCCCTCTTCTCATTGTCTACAACATggtacctgttcccacatttctctacaacccactgcagaggctctccttcactctcaatgtgctgctcaatgctTGTGTCTCCCAGCCAGTCCCCTATGGTGAACAGCAGTATAGTGTGACTCCAGACTTTCTCGCCCAGAAGCTCCATGTGTTCCTGTACTGctcttctgtgtgtctctgtgaatgACGCAGCTGCCCTAATGACCAGGAGTAGAgcatggggtcctggaggacacagagacacactagaGACAATTTCTCCTTTATCACGTTCAGGAGTTTCTACTACAGTGGAGTTCTTCCTCCATCCTGGTGCCTCCACTACAGTGATGTGTCTGCCTGCTGTTTCACCTTCTCTCTTCACACAAACAGCTGTTCTCCCTGCACTACCAAACACCTGTCTGCCCAGGATTttgtttcctgatgaactcttccCAGCATCTCTGTTtcccagcagcacaatcctcATGTCTGATATATGTGGAACACCACCTGAATAGAAGATGGTAAGAGCAAAGTTTAAAGATATCGAATGCTAGTGAATGACAGATGTAAAGCAGAAAATACGATATACTGTATCTCAGTGTGTgatatctactgtgtgtgtgtgtgtgtgtgtgtgtgtgtgtgtgtgtgtgtgtgtgtgtgtgtgtgtgtgtgtgtgtgtgagtgtgagagagagagagacagagagagagagagagagagagagagagagagagagagagagagagagagagagagagagaacacattgATAAAATGGAGGGAGTATGACTGGAAATGTGTCTCACCTGCTGATGACCTgagagtctctctctgtttcttcaccttcatcttcctctcctctcctcttttcttttcttccttcttcctcttcaccAATCCAGTTATGATCTCAGCATCAAAGTCTACATGATGACCTTTGTTTCCTaccaccatctcttctatcttctgcAGCAGATCTGTCACCTGGCCACCATCAGTCTTCTTATTGTCTACAACATggtacctgttcccacatttctctacaacccactgcagagcctttcctccactctcaatgtgctgctcaatgctTGTGTCTCTCAGCCAGTCCCCTCTGGTGAACAGCAGTATAGTGTGACTCCAGACTCTCTCGCCCAGAAGCTCCATGTGTTCCTGCACTGCTCTTCTGCATGTATCTGTGAATGAGTGACTCACCCTAATGACCAGGATTAGAgcatggggtcctggaggacacagagacacactgaggaCAATTTCTCCTTTATCACGTTCAGGAGTTTCCTCTACAGGAGAGTTGGGACCCCATCCTGGTGCCTCCACTACAGTGATGTGTCTGCCTGctgtttctcctcttcccttcacACATTCAGCTGTTCTCCTTGCATTACCAAACTCCcgtctgcccaggatggtgtttcctgatgaactcttccCAGCATTTCTGTTtcccagcagcacaatcctcATGTCAGAGATATGTGGAACACCACCTGAACAGAAAATGGTAAGAGCAAAGTTTTAAAAAACACATATTTACTGTAATACACCTAACATaacccctgtgtgcgtgtgcgtgtgtgtgtgtgtgtgtgtgtgtgtgtgcgtgtgcgtgtgtgtgtgtgtgtgtgtgtgtgtgtgtgtgtgtgtgtgtgtgtgcgtgtgcgtgtgtgtcagagagacacaCTGACAGAGGGAAAGTAGGGAGCATGACTGGAAATGTGTCTCACCTGCTGATGATCTGAgagtctttctctgtttcttcacttccatcctcctcttctttcctcttctcttttcttccttcttcctcttcattaATCCATTTATGATCTTTGCATCAAAGTCTACATGATGACCTTTGTTTCCTGacaccatctcttctatcttctccagcagctctgtcacctggccACCATCAGTCTTCTTATTGTCTACAACATggtacctgttcccacatttctctacaacccactgcagagcctctcctccactctcaatgtgctgctcaatgctTGTGTCTCCCAGATAGTCTCCATAGGTGAACAGCACTATAGTGTGACTCCAGACTCTCTCACCCAAAAGCTCCACATGTTCCTGCACTGCTCTCCTGTATGTCTCTGTGAATGTCTGACTCACCCTAATGACCAGGAGTAGAGCATGGGGTCCTggcggacacagagacacactgcggACAATCTCTCCTTTATCACGTTCAGGAGTCTGCTCTACCGTGTAGTTTATCCACCATCCTGGTGCCTCCACTACAGTGACATGTCTGcctgctgtttctccttctctcttcacacactcagctgttctccctgcagtaccaaactcctgtctgcccaggatggtgtttcctgatgaactcttccCCTGAACTCGTCCTCCCAGTATTACGATCCTCATGTCTGAGATATGAAGAACACCACCTGAAAAGAAAATGGTAAGAGTAAGGTTTAAAGACAACTACAGCTAATGTAACGGCACGATGAATGTAATGCAGAGAATAAATATAACATCCTATCTCAGTGTTACATCAACACACTGTGAGATATGTGGAACACCATCTGAATAGACAATGGTAAGAATAGAGTTTAAAGATATCGAATGTTGGTGAATGATAGATGTAAAGCAGACAatagtatatactgtatctcAATGTGTcacatctactgtgtgtgtgtgtgtgtgtgtgtgtgtgtgtgtgtgtgtgtgtgtgtgtgtgtgtgtgtgtgtgtgtgtgtgtgtgtgtgtgtgtgtgtgtgtgtgtgtgtgtgtgtgtgtgtgtgtgtgtgtgtggtattatcAACTACAGTATTTGTCATTTCACTATACTGCAACGGAATTTATAGGTGTAAAAAGGAGTTTTGCTAAAAGCAACATGTGTCCATAATCCACAaaaactagaatagaatagaatagaatggaatggaatggaatggaatagactttattgtcatgcaagcatgacatttgtctttggtctcaccagaaaaaaacataaatggACATTCATTCCATTGCTCAAAATATAAATACAGACATAAATCACTGCATACATCCCCTACCTCTAGCTACTCTTCCACGCATACACATCTTATATAAGTCAGGTacagatccagtcccttgttttTCGTTACACCAGTCTAACTTTTCCATTGCTTGTTGACCATTGTGCATGGTATACATACATGTAAAAGAGCAGTTTCTGAAACTTACCAAAACATTTACTTTTTCTGTCCAAAAAAGTACATCAAACAATTGAGTCTGAACACTACTTTCCCGCTACATGTACTCTAAAACGTTACTGCCAATAATGATGGTAATTGTGCTCCACAGAGTAATTTTGGTACAAACATATACTTAACTTACAAACCAAACATAACTGATACAAAAACCTTTTACAACCCATTACACCACATGTCGTAATGCAAACACAGAAAGGCCACTGCAATTGCTGGAGTAAACTAAGAACTCTCTCAAAAATCTTCAGATGCACAGTGATGGATGGATAATATTATCTTGAAAATGCGAAATAATAATTGAGACATTAACAGAAAAGTTCTAGAGGGCCTAGGAGTTACATTTCACAATTGTACTGACAACATTGGGCAGTAACTTCTACAATTTCCTCAGGACCAATGTTCATCTGGTTATTGCATGTTGCCTTTGCAGGAGACTCCATGTCTTGCACCTTGTTCTAACTTGTCTCTCTAAAGCCTGtctttaaagggtttatgaaacgaaaacaaagtaaaggaatttgaccatttccaggacagattctgaaagttctaagccttgtgaataaaatgggatattgtctgggtgatattttgtcctaaaagtcatgttaaaacgttcccaaaaagtgttatgtctactttttttcgtgacatgcaaattttatgcaaatgatatgcgtgacatagaaggggaaagttcacctcattccaccttgttcagatcaatggctgctagtaccaaaacaaagtgcagtgtcaagcagtgtgctgctggagggccgaacggtgccagctgcaaaaatggctacttgacagaaggaatatctttgcacaagttcccttctgtgaagaatgatggaactgtggccgacaaggagaaggctaaaacaagggctctgtggatccaattcgtacagTTTTGAAggaagctcgtggtcactgttgtgctcggcacatttccaacCCTCCTGCTTCatttccaacaattgacatcgccggcgtgcagactgaaactgcccctgtaactgctcgggcacgaagacaggtgagtgcactgctttgctttaggctactcgttttaccttgtccatccgctttgtatgttgttttcaggaatgggtaatgcacattacatgccaaaccgatgcgaatgctctcgggatatgcactttttgttgattgccattcaactggtcaataaattgatATCCGctcttcagcctccgtggtgctctcggtcgaggacagccaacgcACAGACTGgcctactgcttagcgaataaacggagatgcatatagcgtaggcctactttgaagcgtttgattgtttgtttttagtattgtggtgaaCGTGTGGCTGacatttggacacacctcgtcctcagagtcaggctgagggacacgcgacgcctgtgactttgagcacaaaaaataataataatgataaacgctaaaaatatgttgaggactcaggctatctagggtgtttttccaacagcctaatacctcagtttttctctagttgatgacatttttgcatgtacatttaaatcacactatatcgcgcaattgaatcaaaatgccccccatttgtcaacaaaatACACACGCCAcatcatctttgggtcatggcaaagcgcccttagcaaccgtaaccataaacaaaacgaactgtcaggctatgtcaacaatcgccACTTCTGCACTtctgacatgtcactttctgcagatgtatcagtgcctctgaaatagatttgtgctgctgttttttttctcatgaggttggatgtgtggtttttcaacTCGCTGATTTTTGTATGAGAATTTTgattcctttataagatgtggatCCATCAAATGTgagttgttttctcagatcgccatactagcaaaccagggactttcctctatgacgtcacagcccagctcattagtcaaaccgaatttcacagaattcacactttgagttgccattttcacaagttcctccaggacggatcatcgatgctatcagaagaaacaaggctttaatgggaatgaccgtttgttttcgtttcataaaccctttaaaatcAACACTCATAGGCCTATTTGAAGACAGTATACAACTATCTTTCACTTTCATGGTAACTGTACACACATCAAAGCCAAAAGACTTTCCATATTATGAGCACTCCCAATGTATTGTGTCACATAATGTCTGTCTATAAACTGCTGTAGTGTAATGTGTTACATTGCCCAACCCAAACAGGGGGGAGGCAAACAGCTTCTCAGATGAAGTATTACTCGAAATATGactg contains:
- the LOC134464800 gene encoding GTPase IMAP family member 8-like; protein product: MGQSWDMTQAGLEPESQEECKAKCGVLHISDMRIVILGGRVQGKSSSGNTILGRQEFGTAGRTAECVKREGETAGRHVTVVEAPGWWINYTVEQTPERDKGEIVRSVSLCPPGPHALLLVIRVSQTFTETYRRAVQEHVELLGERVWSHTIVLFTYGDYLGDTSIEQHIESGGEALQWVVEKCGNRYHVVDNKKTDGGQVTELLEKIEEMVSGNKGHHVDFDAKIINGLMKRKKEEKRRGKKRRMEVKKQRKTLRSSAGGVPHISDMRIVLLGNRNAGKSSSGNTILGRREFGNARRTAECVKGRGETAGRHITVVEAPGWGPNSPVEETPERDKGEIVLSVSLCPPGPHALILVIRVSHSFTDTCRRAVQEHMELLGERVWSHTILLFTRGDWLRDTSIEQHIESGGKALQWVVEKCGNRYHVVDNKKTDGGQVTDLLQKIEEMVVGNKGHHVDFDAEIITGLVKRKKEEKKRGEERKMKVKKQRETLRSSAGGVPHISDMRIVLLGNRDAGKSSSGNKILGRQVFGSAGRTAVCVKREGETAGRHITVVEAPGWRKNSTVVETPERDKGEIVSSVSLCPPGPHALLLVIRAAASFTETHRRAVQEHMELLGEKVWSHTILLFTIGDWLGDTSIEQHIESEGEPLQWVVEKCGNRYHVVDNEKRDGGQVTELLEKIEEMVAGSSGEWSMGVPPEFGDGHTQVSTSGDSALGSSKSSGVSKLMRRLKTLSTAPSTTSSGYGTGQSEMSGSAGSSSLMAPRSRLEGETKTTTAHRSAGSQRQGLFVDISTISLNETECIGRGSFGSVYKGSYQGKTAAVKVIQRHVGGTQVTTNELMIPRRLCHPNIVQMMACSVTETRILIANEYIDGPNLHNILHCVTPVKLQQQDKLSVALDISMAVEYIHDRGVIHQDLKPANIVVSSCSKRAYLTDWGLANVRDSVIMTTRATGHMGAGGGMLGGTPPYMARECLALCRKCSTRSDMWSLGITLLEMFTNSKPWLKTSPQEIRERLFDQKSPDALAKLQPPFLDIVKPLLLHEPESRMSATDVVLLLKKKVKRST